In a genomic window of Flavobacterium crassostreae:
- a CDS encoding FAD-dependent oxidoreductase yields the protein MNHFKKPATNWRICPECQGNGKKSRGISAKAKKNYQIALEQFEKTEPKGIAPIYPKGHLYPCLNCANSGLVAAALPIMADTTTYPKLAIIGGGIGGVALAVACLHRGIPFTLYERDRNFDARSQGYGLTLQQASKAIQELGIFSLDQGIISTRHVIHTTSGKIIGEWGMRKWIPNKTKTAPKRSNIHIARQSLRFALLEQLPSLDTVQWGHQLTDLQPNKFGTMNLSFDVDGKTKHAQADLVVGADGIRSTVRNFVFGAKDTPLRYLGCMVVLGICPLSALGALTNPLLDAATVFQTANGKERIYVMPYTADSVMWQLSFPISEKEAKALSAQGPKALQEAARVRTQWHDPIPQIVTATLASRISGYPVYDRETLDPKAWNTAGAITLLGDAAHPMSPFKGQGANQALLDALLLARTIAKESNCFSSWKKQGIRESILTPFESEMTLRSATKVTDSAAAAQFLHTSTVLHQSNQPRCSVIPKNTSP from the coding sequence GTGAACCATTTTAAAAAACCCGCTACAAACTGGCGTATATGCCCAGAATGCCAAGGAAATGGCAAAAAAAGCCGAGGCATTAGTGCCAAAGCAAAAAAAAACTACCAAATAGCACTGGAGCAATTTGAAAAAACAGAGCCAAAAGGCATTGCACCAATTTACCCTAAAGGCCACTTGTACCCATGTTTAAATTGCGCTAATTCGGGTTTAGTTGCCGCTGCGTTGCCTATAATGGCAGACACTACAACCTATCCAAAACTAGCAATTATAGGCGGTGGTATTGGTGGGGTGGCTCTTGCGGTGGCTTGTTTACACCGCGGAATCCCATTTACACTCTATGAGCGTGATCGCAACTTTGACGCAAGATCTCAAGGCTACGGTCTAACCCTGCAACAAGCCAGCAAAGCAATACAGGAGCTCGGTATTTTTTCGTTAGATCAAGGAATTATCTCCACAAGACACGTCATTCATACCACTTCTGGCAAAATCATTGGCGAATGGGGAATGAGAAAATGGATTCCTAACAAAACCAAAACAGCTCCCAAAAGATCCAACATCCATATTGCAAGACAATCGTTACGATTCGCACTTTTAGAACAACTACCTAGCCTGGATACTGTGCAATGGGGACACCAATTAACCGATCTCCAACCCAACAAATTTGGGACTATGAACCTGTCTTTTGATGTAGACGGAAAAACAAAGCATGCCCAAGCAGATCTTGTAGTAGGAGCAGATGGCATCCGCAGCACCGTGCGTAACTTTGTATTTGGGGCCAAAGATACTCCCTTGCGTTATTTAGGTTGTATGGTGGTATTGGGTATTTGTCCTTTGTCTGCTCTAGGAGCGCTAACCAATCCTTTACTGGATGCTGCTACGGTATTCCAAACTGCCAATGGCAAAGAAAGAATCTATGTTATGCCTTACACAGCAGACTCTGTGATGTGGCAACTTAGCTTTCCTATTTCCGAAAAAGAAGCCAAAGCCCTAAGCGCTCAAGGACCTAAAGCACTCCAAGAAGCAGCTCGTGTTCGAACACAATGGCACGATCCCATCCCACAGATTGTAACAGCAACCTTAGCCTCGCGTATTTCTGGTTATCCTGTTTATGATCGAGAAACATTGGATCCTAAAGCATGGAATACAGCTGGTGCAATAACCTTACTTGGAGATGCAGCACACCCAATGAGTCCTTTTAAAGGCCAAGGAGCAAACCAAGCACTCTTAGATGCTTTACTGCTGGCGCGTACTATAGCCAAAGAATCTAATTGCTTTTCCTCTTGGAAAAAACAAGGAATTCGCGAGAGTATTTTAACTCCATTTGAATCCGAAATGACCCTACGAAGTGCCACCAAAGTAACCGATTCTGCAGCAGCAGCACAATTTTTACACACCAGTACCGTACTGCACCAAAGCAACCAACCCAGATGCAGCGTTATCCCGAAAAATACCTCGCCATAA
- a CDS encoding M24 family metallopeptidase — MLDTKAQLIHAEKIAQQLFVAIEQEQLIQPGKSEKELNDEIFKLADQLFGIKKFWHKRIVRSGANTLLPYDENPPNLILQQDDILFVDFGPILEGWEADFGRTYVIGNNPDKHKLKTAVALAWQEAKDWFDKHQELTGAAYWHYLTELAKKYGYVYGGSIGGHLIGHFPHENIDPENYTLYIHPENPNDLFLADANGNKREWILEIHFIDTKNQIGGFFEQLLT, encoded by the coding sequence ATGTTGGATACTAAAGCCCAATTGATTCATGCCGAAAAAATTGCACAACAACTCTTTGTTGCTATAGAGCAAGAGCAATTAATTCAACCCGGAAAATCCGAAAAAGAACTCAATGACGAAATTTTTAAATTAGCAGACCAGCTTTTCGGAATAAAAAAATTTTGGCACAAACGCATTGTTCGAAGCGGTGCGAACACCTTACTTCCTTATGACGAAAACCCACCTAACCTAATTTTACAACAAGACGATATTCTATTTGTAGATTTTGGCCCCATTCTCGAAGGCTGGGAAGCAGATTTTGGAAGAACCTACGTTATTGGAAACAATCCAGACAAACATAAATTAAAAACAGCCGTTGCCTTAGCTTGGCAAGAAGCAAAAGATTGGTTTGACAAACACCAAGAACTAACTGGTGCAGCCTATTGGCATTACCTGACAGAATTAGCCAAAAAATACGGCTATGTTTATGGCGGCTCTATCGGCGGCCACCTCATCGGGCATTTTCCGCACGAAAACATCGATCCCGAAAATTACACCCTTTATATCCATCCCGAAAATCCAAACGATCTATTTTTGGCAGACGCAAACGGAAATAAAAGAGAGTGGATTTTAGAAATTCATTTTATAGACACCAAAAATCAAATTGGTGGTTTTTTTGAACAACTTTTAACCTAA
- the htpG gene encoding molecular chaperone HtpG, whose amino-acid sequence MTTGKINVSVENIFPLIKKFLYSDHEIFLRELISNGTDATLKLKHLTNIGEATVEYGNPIIEVKIDKEGKKLHLIDQGIGMTSDEVEKYINQLAFSGAEEFLEKYKDSAKDSGIIGHFGLGFYSAFMVASKVEIITKSYKDEPAAHWICDGSPEFSLEPADKTTRGTEIILHIAEDSLEFLEESKISGLLNKYNKFMPIPIKFGTKTETLPKPEDAPEDYVNQTVEKDNFINNPNPAWTKQPTDLKEEDYKTFYHELYPMQFEEPLFHIHLNVDYPFNLTGILYFPKLSGDLQIQKDKIQLYQNQVYVTDNVEGIVPEFLMMLRGVVDSPDIPLNVSRSGLQADGAVKKISNYITRKVADKLKSLFTENRADFEAKWNDIKIVLEYGMLSEDKFYEKAGAFVLYPTVDNNYFTLEELKENLKDTQTDKDGKLVILYAGNKEAQHAYIETAQAKGYKVLLLDSPIISHLIQKIEGDNSDITFVRVDSDHIDNLIKKDETTLSKLSEEEQTGLKTVLETIVPKQTYTVQLEAMDSQAAPFILTQPEFMRRMKEMSQSGGGGGMFGMGNMPEMYNLVVNTNSPLATTILGTEDKAAQEHLVKQALDLAKLSQNLLKGEALTAFVKRSFEMIK is encoded by the coding sequence ATGACAACAGGAAAAATTAATGTTTCAGTAGAAAACATCTTCCCTTTAATCAAAAAGTTCTTATACAGTGATCACGAGATTTTTTTACGTGAATTAATTTCTAACGGGACAGATGCAACATTAAAATTAAAACACCTTACCAATATTGGCGAAGCCACCGTAGAATATGGTAACCCAATTATTGAGGTAAAAATAGATAAAGAGGGCAAAAAGCTGCACCTAATTGACCAAGGAATTGGAATGACATCCGATGAGGTCGAAAAGTACATCAACCAACTGGCATTCTCTGGAGCCGAAGAGTTTTTAGAAAAATACAAAGACTCTGCCAAAGACTCTGGAATTATAGGCCACTTTGGTCTTGGTTTTTACTCGGCATTTATGGTGGCCTCTAAGGTCGAAATTATTACCAAATCCTACAAAGACGAGCCTGCAGCACACTGGATTTGTGATGGTAGCCCAGAATTTTCTTTGGAACCAGCAGACAAAACAACTCGCGGTACCGAAATCATCTTGCACATTGCAGAAGACTCCTTAGAATTTTTGGAAGAATCTAAAATTTCAGGACTCTTAAATAAGTACAACAAATTCATGCCTATTCCAATTAAATTTGGAACCAAAACAGAAACACTTCCTAAACCAGAAGATGCTCCCGAAGACTATGTAAACCAAACTGTTGAAAAAGACAACTTTATCAACAACCCTAATCCAGCTTGGACCAAACAACCTACGGATTTAAAAGAAGAAGACTATAAAACCTTCTACCACGAATTGTATCCAATGCAATTTGAAGAACCATTATTCCATATTCATTTAAATGTGGACTACCCATTTAACCTTACTGGTATTTTGTATTTCCCTAAATTAAGCGGCGATTTACAAATTCAAAAAGACAAAATTCAGTTGTACCAAAACCAAGTTTACGTTACCGATAACGTCGAAGGAATTGTGCCCGAATTCTTGATGATGCTACGCGGAGTAGTAGACTCTCCAGACATTCCTTTGAACGTTTCTCGTTCTGGATTGCAAGCAGATGGTGCTGTGAAGAAAATTTCGAACTATATCACCCGTAAAGTTGCAGATAAATTAAAATCGTTATTTACAGAAAACCGTGCCGACTTTGAAGCAAAATGGAACGATATCAAAATTGTTCTAGAATACGGCATGCTATCCGAGGATAAATTCTACGAAAAAGCAGGCGCCTTTGTTTTATACCCAACGGTAGACAACAACTACTTCACCCTCGAAGAATTAAAAGAAAACCTAAAAGATACCCAAACCGACAAAGACGGCAAACTGGTTATTTTATACGCCGGAAACAAAGAAGCACAACACGCATACATTGAGACCGCCCAAGCCAAAGGATACAAAGTATTGTTGCTAGACTCCCCAATTATCTCTCATTTGATTCAAAAAATTGAAGGAGACAACAGCGACATCACCTTTGTACGAGTAGATTCAGACCATATTGATAACCTAATCAAGAAAGACGAAACTACACTTTCAAAATTATCCGAAGAAGAACAAACCGGACTAAAAACAGTTTTAGAAACCATTGTTCCAAAACAAACCTATACAGTACAACTCGAAGCCATGGACAGCCAAGCAGCACCATTTATCCTCACGCAACCAGAATTTATGCGTAGAATGAAAGAAATGAGCCAATCCGGTGGCGGTGGCGGTATGTTCGGGATGGGCAACATGCCAGAGATGTACAACCTAGTGGTAAATACCAATTCGCCATTAGCAACAACCATCCTTGGAACCGAAGATAAAGCAGCACAAGAACACCTTGTAAAACAAGCCTTAGACTTAGCCAAATTGTCTCAAAACCTACTTAAAGGAGAAGCACTAACCGCTTTTGTAAAACGTAGTTTTGAAATGATAAAATAA
- a CDS encoding lipocalin family protein, which yields MKKIFFLSVIALALFSCKPASVANTQLNKGSQVGLKGSWSIAAVEYPGSEYIKVNSFQIADSKCFVGSTWKFISNNNKGEMALSSYDCPAFSSPITWYINKEGQMILKILNADEKAKKVRDGYILTVANQTENSFELVDKINVGGKMTEVIYKFRR from the coding sequence ATGAAAAAAATATTTTTTTTAAGCGTTATTGCCTTAGCACTTTTTTCTTGTAAACCAGCCTCTGTTGCCAACACGCAATTAAACAAAGGGTCTCAAGTGGGCTTAAAAGGTAGTTGGAGTATTGCAGCAGTAGAATACCCAGGGTCGGAGTATATTAAAGTAAATTCGTTTCAGATTGCAGACTCAAAGTGCTTTGTAGGAAGCACTTGGAAATTTATCTCGAACAACAATAAAGGCGAAATGGCTTTGAGTAGTTACGATTGTCCTGCATTTAGTTCTCCAATTACTTGGTATATTAACAAAGAGGGACAAATGATTTTAAAAATTTTGAACGCCGATGAAAAAGCCAAAAAAGTAAGAGATGGTTATATTTTGACTGTAGCAAACCAAACCGAAAATTCTTTTGAATTGGTAGACAAAATTAATGTTGGTGGAAAAATGACAGAAGTTATTTACAAATTTAGAAGATAA
- a CDS encoding OmpA family protein, giving the protein MKKISTLSLALIMAMGTFFTSCDTLKNTNNTQRGAGIGVAGGAVLGAILGNNIGNGNNSALGAVLGGVVGGVAGGVIGNKMDKQARQIDQAIPGAEVERVGEGIKLVLNENAVRFDTSKSTLTPAAKANLDKLVPVFKEYADTNITIFGYTDSSGPAEYNLKLSGERAASVRNYLVAKGLVLGRFTVTGLGIADPIASNETAEGKAKNRRVEFAITANEKMLQDAQQESSN; this is encoded by the coding sequence ATGAAAAAAATTTCTACACTTTCTTTAGCTTTAATAATGGCAATGGGTACGTTTTTTACAAGTTGCGATACGTTAAAGAATACCAATAACACACAAAGAGGTGCTGGTATAGGTGTTGCCGGAGGTGCTGTTTTAGGGGCAATTTTGGGTAACAATATTGGAAACGGTAATAACAGTGCTTTAGGAGCCGTTCTGGGCGGTGTTGTAGGTGGTGTTGCTGGAGGTGTTATTGGAAACAAAATGGACAAACAAGCCAGACAAATTGACCAAGCCATACCGGGTGCTGAGGTAGAAAGAGTTGGAGAAGGGATCAAATTAGTTTTGAACGAAAATGCGGTACGTTTTGATACGAGCAAATCTACTTTGACGCCAGCTGCAAAAGCAAATTTAGATAAATTAGTGCCTGTATTCAAAGAATATGCAGACACCAACATTACTATTTTTGGATATACAGACAGTTCTGGTCCGGCAGAGTATAATTTAAAACTATCTGGTGAAAGAGCTGCTTCGGTAAGAAATTACCTAGTTGCAAAAGGATTGGTTTTAGGAAGATTTACTGTAACAGGATTAGGAATTGCAGATCCAATTGCATCTAACGAAACTGCAGAAGGAAAAGCAAAAAACCGTCGTGTTGAATTTGCGATCACTGCCAACGAAAAAATGTTGCAAGATGCGCAGCAAGAATCTAGTAACTAA
- a CDS encoding ABC transporter ATP-binding protein, whose translation MLQVKDISFGYNEKPVIKNIHFTVEKGQNIAVIGESGCGKSTLLKLIYGLYDLDEGAISWGDKKVTGPKFNLVPGMPFIKYLAQDFDLMPYTTVAENVGKFLSNGFNALKKLRIEQLLEMVEMTEFANVQAKNLSGGQQQRVALARVLANEPEVLLLDEPFSHIDNFRKNALRRNLFAYLKTKGITCIVATHDSTDALSYADETIVLQNGVLVDKANSFSLYNNPINKYVASLFGEVNELKLSQLMPIEGPDETVLLYPNQLKVVDNGLLNAVVKQSYFKGGYYLIKAVFDRKVIFFEHDSPLQNNTVVSLMIS comes from the coding sequence ATGCTTCAAGTTAAAGATATCTCTTTTGGTTATAACGAAAAACCAGTGATAAAAAACATCCATTTTACGGTTGAAAAAGGACAGAATATTGCTGTGATAGGAGAGAGTGGTTGCGGAAAAAGTACGCTGCTAAAACTCATTTATGGCTTATACGATCTTGATGAAGGAGCCATTAGTTGGGGCGACAAAAAAGTAACTGGGCCTAAGTTTAATTTGGTGCCAGGCATGCCCTTTATAAAATATCTTGCCCAAGATTTTGACTTGATGCCTTATACTACTGTTGCAGAAAATGTAGGTAAATTTTTGTCCAATGGATTTAATGCTCTAAAAAAACTGCGCATTGAACAATTGTTAGAAATGGTGGAGATGACGGAGTTTGCTAATGTGCAGGCTAAAAATTTGAGCGGCGGGCAGCAACAGCGTGTGGCACTTGCTAGAGTGTTGGCCAATGAGCCCGAAGTTTTATTGCTGGATGAACCCTTTAGTCATATTGATAATTTTAGAAAAAATGCGTTGCGACGTAATTTGTTTGCATACCTAAAGACCAAAGGTATTACTTGTATTGTAGCCACGCACGATAGTACGGATGCGCTATCGTATGCCGATGAGACTATTGTGTTGCAAAATGGGGTATTGGTAGACAAGGCAAATTCGTTTAGTTTGTACAACAATCCTATAAATAAATATGTGGCTTCGTTGTTTGGAGAGGTCAATGAGCTTAAATTGTCTCAGTTAATGCCTATAGAGGGTCCGGACGAAACGGTTTTACTTTATCCTAACCAATTAAAGGTGGTCGATAATGGCTTGCTTAATGCGGTGGTCAAACAATCGTATTTTAAGGGAGGTTATTATTTGATTAAGGCGGTGTTTGATCGGAAGGTTATTTTTTTTGAGCACGATAGCCCTTTGCAGAATAATACGGTGGTGTCTTTGATGATTTCTTGA
- a CDS encoding 3-oxoacyl-ACP synthase III family protein, translating into MYHSKIAGLGYYVPSNVVTNEDLSKIMDTNDEWIQERTGIQERRHIIRGQDTTTSMGVKAAKIAMERAGVAKEAIDFVVFATLSPDYYFPGPGVLVQRDLGLRTVGALDVRNQCSGFLYALSVADQYIKTGMYKNILVIGSEVHSTGLDMTSRGRGVSVIFGDGAGAAVVSREEDLSKGILSTHLHAEGQHAEELALIAPGMGARWVTDILADNDPNDESYFPYMNGQFVFKNAVARFAEVIHEGLEANGLQVSDIDMLVPHQANLRISQFIQKKFGLQDTQVFNNIQKYGNTTAASIPIALTEAWEQGKIKSGDTVVLAAFGSGFTWASAIIKW; encoded by the coding sequence ATGTATCATTCTAAAATAGCTGGATTGGGGTATTACGTACCCTCGAATGTGGTGACTAATGAGGATTTGTCCAAAATTATGGACACTAATGATGAGTGGATTCAGGAACGAACCGGAATTCAGGAACGAAGACATATTATAAGAGGGCAGGACACGACGACTTCGATGGGGGTCAAAGCAGCCAAAATTGCTATGGAACGCGCCGGAGTTGCTAAGGAGGCTATAGATTTTGTGGTTTTTGCTACGCTAAGCCCAGATTATTATTTTCCGGGACCTGGAGTTTTGGTACAACGGGATTTGGGTTTAAGAACGGTAGGGGCGCTGGATGTTAGAAACCAATGTTCGGGGTTTTTGTATGCCTTGTCTGTGGCGGACCAATATATTAAAACGGGTATGTACAAAAACATATTGGTGATTGGCTCGGAGGTGCATTCTACAGGTTTGGATATGACCTCTAGAGGCCGTGGGGTATCGGTGATTTTTGGAGATGGTGCAGGTGCAGCGGTGGTGAGTAGAGAAGAGGATTTGTCTAAAGGGATTCTTTCTACCCATTTACACGCTGAGGGACAACATGCCGAAGAATTGGCACTTATAGCCCCAGGAATGGGTGCAAGATGGGTGACGGATATTCTTGCGGACAACGATCCCAATGACGAGAGTTATTTTCCGTACATGAATGGGCAATTTGTGTTCAAAAATGCAGTAGCTCGTTTTGCGGAGGTGATTCACGAAGGCTTGGAAGCCAATGGTTTGCAGGTCTCGGATATTGATATGTTGGTTCCGCATCAAGCAAATTTGAGAATTTCGCAGTTTATCCAAAAGAAATTTGGTTTGCAGGATACCCAAGTGTTTAATAATATTCAAAAATACGGAAATACTACCGCAGCGTCCATCCCAATTGCGTTAACAGAAGCTTGGGAACAAGGCAAAATTAAATCTGGAGATACGGTGGTTTTGGCTGCCTTTGGAAGTGGATTTACGTGGGCTAGTGCTATTATTAAATGGTAG
- the argS gene encoding arginine--tRNA ligase: protein MTLPEILTPSIKKAVHALFDVAIDKVEFQTTRKEFEGDITMVIFPLLKRIKGNPVELGTKIGNYLVENLDAVHGFNVVSGFLNIGISDAYYLDFFNQIRTDAHYGFVTPNPEDKAIMVEYSSPNTNKPLHLGHVRNNLLGYSVAEILKASGKKVYKTQIINDRGIHICKSMLAWQKFGHGATPESTGLKGDKLVGDYYVAFDKTYKEEIAQLLTEGKTEEEAKKHASIILEAQEMLLQWEAGDTTVKALWEKMNQWVYDGFAITYKNLGVDFDKYYYESNTYLLGKDVVSVGLEKGIFEKDPDGSVWIDLTDEGLDRKIVLRSDGTAVYMTQDIGTAIQRVKDMPDVGGMVYTVGNEQDYHFKVLFLILKKLGFDWAANLAHLSYGMVDLPSGKMKSREGTVVDADDLMHEMTTTAQKIAEDLGKLEGYSDPEKAKLYNTIGLGALKYYILKVDPKKRILFNPEESVDFAGNTGPFIQYTYARIQSIIRKANFDFSDTSALVALHPKEKELVKQIALFPEAIQNAAQNHSPALLANYTYDLVKEYNSFYQGVSILGEEENNKKVFRVQLSKKVADTIAASFGLLGIQVPERM from the coding sequence ATGACATTACCAGAAATTCTTACCCCTTCTATTAAAAAAGCAGTACATGCTTTATTTGACGTAGCTATTGACAAAGTTGAATTTCAAACTACCCGGAAAGAATTTGAAGGCGATATAACGATGGTTATTTTTCCTTTATTGAAACGCATTAAAGGCAACCCAGTAGAATTAGGAACCAAAATAGGAAATTATTTGGTCGAAAACCTTGATGCAGTGCATGGATTTAATGTTGTATCTGGATTCTTAAATATCGGGATCTCGGATGCGTACTATCTGGATTTCTTTAACCAAATTAGAACCGATGCCCACTATGGTTTTGTAACTCCCAATCCTGAGGACAAAGCAATAATGGTAGAATATTCTTCTCCCAATACCAACAAACCACTGCATTTAGGACATGTGCGCAACAACCTTTTGGGGTATTCTGTTGCTGAAATTCTGAAAGCATCCGGAAAAAAGGTGTACAAAACGCAAATTATCAACGATAGAGGTATTCATATTTGTAAATCCATGCTGGCTTGGCAAAAGTTTGGCCATGGCGCAACACCAGAAAGTACGGGTTTAAAAGGAGATAAACTAGTTGGGGATTATTATGTAGCTTTTGATAAAACCTATAAAGAAGAAATTGCGCAGTTACTGACCGAAGGCAAAACTGAAGAAGAGGCCAAAAAACATGCGTCAATCATTTTAGAAGCACAAGAAATGCTCCTGCAATGGGAAGCTGGCGATACTACCGTTAAAGCACTTTGGGAAAAAATGAACCAATGGGTGTATGACGGTTTTGCGATTACATACAAAAATTTAGGCGTTGACTTTGATAAATACTACTACGAAAGCAATACGTATTTGCTTGGAAAAGATGTGGTTAGTGTTGGTCTCGAAAAAGGAATCTTTGAAAAAGATCCAGACGGTTCTGTTTGGATTGATTTGACCGACGAAGGTTTGGATCGTAAGATTGTTTTGCGTTCAGACGGAACTGCAGTGTACATGACCCAAGATATTGGTACGGCAATCCAGCGTGTAAAAGACATGCCAGATGTAGGCGGAATGGTCTACACCGTGGGGAACGAACAAGATTACCATTTTAAAGTATTGTTTTTGATACTCAAAAAATTAGGTTTTGACTGGGCTGCAAATTTAGCCCACTTGTCTTATGGTATGGTAGATTTGCCTTCCGGCAAAATGAAAAGCCGCGAAGGAACCGTAGTAGATGCCGATGATTTGATGCACGAAATGACCACTACTGCCCAAAAAATAGCCGAAGATTTAGGCAAACTAGAGGGGTATTCAGACCCAGAAAAAGCCAAATTATATAACACCATTGGTTTGGGAGCTTTGAAGTATTATATCTTAAAGGTAGATCCCAAAAAACGTATTCTCTTTAATCCAGAAGAGTCCGTAGATTTTGCAGGAAATACTGGCCCATTTATTCAGTACACCTACGCAAGAATCCAATCGATTATACGCAAAGCCAATTTTGATTTTTCGGATACTTCGGCATTGGTTGCATTACACCCAAAAGAAAAAGAACTAGTAAAACAAATTGCATTATTCCCGGAGGCAATTCAAAACGCGGCCCAAAATCATAGTCCAGCTCTTTTGGCTAATTATACCTATGATTTGGTGAAAGAGTACAATTCATTTTACCAAGGGGTTTCTATTTTGGGAGAAGAAGAAAACAACAAAAAAGTATTTAGAGTACAGCTTTCCAAAAAAGTAGCCGATACCATTGCAGCCTCTTTTGGACTCTTAGGGATTCAGGTTCCGGAGCGAATGTAA
- the ffh gene encoding signal recognition particle protein, whose protein sequence is MFDNLSDKLDKAFHILKGHGKITEVNVAETLKEVRRALLDADVNFKIAKDFTTRVKEKAIGQDVLTTLQPGQLLVKLVKDELTELMGGDVAGITLSGTPTVILMSGLQGSGKTTFSGKLANYLQTKKSKKPLLVACDIYRPAAIQQLYVVGDAIGVEVYSEPENKNPVEIAQNAIKHAKANGFNVVIVDTAGRLAVDQEMMDEIARVHKAIQPQETLFVVDAMTGQDAVNTAKAFNDILNFDGVVLTKLDGDTRGGAALSIKSVVNKPIKFVGTGEKMDALDVFYPVRMAERILGMGDVVSLVERAQEQFDEDEARKIQKKIAKNEFGFDDFLSQIQQVKKMGNMKDLVGMIPGASKAMKDVEIEDDAFKHIEAIIHSMTPLERTKPSVIDVKRKARIAKGSGVKVEQVNQLMKQFDQMSKMMKMMQGPGGKNLMKMMGGMKGMPGGMPR, encoded by the coding sequence ATGTTTGATAATTTAAGCGATAAACTAGACAAAGCCTTTCATATACTTAAAGGGCACGGAAAAATAACCGAAGTAAACGTAGCCGAAACTTTAAAAGAGGTTAGACGCGCTTTGCTGGATGCCGATGTGAATTTTAAAATTGCCAAAGATTTTACCACTAGGGTAAAAGAAAAAGCAATTGGGCAAGACGTATTGACTACTTTGCAACCAGGGCAGTTATTGGTAAAACTTGTAAAAGACGAGCTTACAGAATTAATGGGAGGCGATGTTGCAGGGATTACTCTTTCCGGAACACCCACCGTTATATTAATGTCTGGTTTGCAAGGATCCGGAAAAACTACTTTTTCAGGAAAGTTAGCAAATTATCTTCAAACCAAAAAAAGTAAAAAACCCTTGTTGGTTGCCTGTGACATTTACCGGCCAGCGGCCATCCAACAATTGTATGTTGTAGGAGACGCAATAGGTGTAGAGGTGTACTCTGAACCAGAAAACAAAAATCCAGTAGAAATTGCTCAAAATGCCATCAAGCATGCCAAAGCAAACGGATTTAATGTAGTTATTGTGGATACTGCAGGACGTCTTGCAGTAGATCAAGAAATGATGGACGAAATTGCTCGTGTTCATAAAGCAATACAACCGCAAGAAACCTTATTTGTGGTGGATGCCATGACGGGTCAAGATGCCGTGAATACCGCAAAAGCCTTTAATGATATTTTAAATTTTGACGGAGTTGTTCTAACAAAATTAGATGGAGATACCCGTGGAGGAGCTGCGCTATCGATCAAATCGGTAGTCAATAAACCAATTAAGTTTGTTGGAACCGGCGAAAAAATGGACGCCCTAGACGTGTTCTATCCTGTACGTATGGCAGAGCGTATCTTGGGTATGGGAGATGTGGTGTCTTTGGTAGAAAGAGCTCAAGAACAATTTGATGAAGATGAGGCTAGAAAAATCCAAAAGAAAATTGCTAAAAATGAATTTGGATTTGATGATTTCTTATCTCAAATACAGCAAGTAAAAAAGATGGGAAACATGAAAGACTTGGTTGGGATGATTCCAGGCGCTTCTAAAGCCATGAAAGACGTAGAGATCGAAGACGATGCTTTTAAACACATAGAGGCAATAATTCATTCGATGACGCCATTAGAACGAACCAAGCCATCGGTGATTGATGTAAAAAGAAAAGCTAGGATTGCAAAAGGCTCTGGTGTAAAAGTAGAGCAAGTTAACCAACTCATGAAGCAATTTGATCAAATGAGTAAGATGATGAAAATGATGCAAGGACCAGGAGGCAAAAACTTAATGAAAATGATGGGAGGCATGAAAGGAATGCCCGGAGGGATGCCAAGATAA